AGCGGCTAACGAATTCAAGACAGTAGTTAGGTTAAAAGGTGGCGACCCATCCATCTTCGGACGGGTGGGAGAAGAGTTTGCCGCGCTTCTTGCAGAAGGAATCCAATGTGAGATCGTTGCTGGCATCACTACCGCGTCGGGTGTTGCGTCTTCCTTAGGATTTCCTTTGACCCATAGAGACTATGCAAGAGAGATCCTTTTCCTATCAGGACACAAAAAGGATGGAGCCAACTCGGAAGGTTTTAAAAACCTCAACTGTGTTGGGAAAACCATCGTAGTTTATATGGGCTTAAATTCGATTGGTCTCATTGTCTCCGAACTCCTGGATGCCGGAAATGCAAATGACACTCCTATTGCAGTCATTCAAAATGCAACTCTGGATACAGAACGAGTTTTTACTGGAAATTTGAATTCCATCCAATCCATCATTGAAGAAAACGAGGTCAAATCCCCGGCCATTCTTGTGATCGGAGAAATTGTTCGTTTCTATTGTGAGATGGAAAATTTGAAAAATGGCTGTTCTTCCATTCTCACACCCTGATAAGGGATAGGAATGAATGATATTA
The sequence above is drawn from the Leptospira sp. WS4.C2 genome and encodes:
- the cobA gene encoding uroporphyrinogen-III C-methyltransferase; amino-acid sequence: MDLLSNQTNKGKVYLVGAGPGDPELLTVKALKTLRKADVVFYDDLVSPRILGVCRKKIQLVYVGKRLGVHSCLQDEINSKLIQAANEFKTVVRLKGGDPSIFGRVGEEFAALLAEGIQCEIVAGITTASGVASSLGFPLTHRDYAREILFLSGHKKDGANSEGFKNLNCVGKTIVVYMGLNSIGLIVSELLDAGNANDTPIAVIQNATLDTERVFTGNLNSIQSIIEENEVKSPAILVIGEIVRFYCEMENLKNGCSSILTP